The following are encoded in a window of Corynebacterium marinum DSM 44953 genomic DNA:
- a CDS encoding PspA/IM30 family protein: MANPFSKGWKYLMASFDTKIDENADPKVQIQQATDAAKRQHQQITEQAAAVIGNKKQLEMKLDRLLKSQQEHQDQARTAIHAADKAVADGNQAKAQEYNNTAEIFASQLVAVEQQLEETKQLHAQASQNAEQAQRQQKESELRLKEQLAQIDQLRAQADQAAMQETTTRAMDSMQELRPDADVPTLDAVREKIERRYADALGAQELTQNSVHDRMTEIAAAGTDMKASARLAEIRAALSSDGGQGGRELTEGTDSAEGAAEKPELVEAETVETETEQEAPAADMKDKTAGEAGATEK, from the coding sequence ATGGCTAACCCGTTCAGCAAGGGCTGGAAGTACCTGATGGCGTCCTTCGACACCAAGATCGACGAGAATGCGGACCCCAAGGTGCAGATCCAGCAGGCGACCGACGCCGCGAAGCGCCAGCACCAGCAGATCACCGAGCAGGCCGCGGCCGTCATCGGCAACAAGAAGCAGCTGGAGATGAAGCTCGACCGTCTCCTCAAGTCCCAGCAGGAGCACCAGGATCAGGCGCGCACCGCCATCCATGCCGCGGACAAGGCTGTCGCCGACGGCAACCAGGCCAAGGCGCAGGAGTACAACAACACCGCCGAAATTTTCGCCTCCCAGCTCGTGGCCGTGGAGCAGCAGCTCGAGGAGACGAAGCAGCTGCACGCCCAGGCCTCGCAGAACGCAGAGCAGGCCCAGCGCCAGCAGAAGGAATCGGAGCTCCGCCTCAAGGAGCAGCTCGCGCAGATCGACCAGCTGCGGGCCCAGGCGGATCAGGCCGCGATGCAGGAGACCACGACCCGGGCAATGGATTCCATGCAGGAACTTCGTCCTGACGCGGACGTCCCGACGCTGGATGCGGTGCGCGAGAAGATCGAGCGTCGATACGCGGACGCCCTGGGCGCGCAGGAGCTCACGCAGAACTCCGTGCACGACCGGATGACGGAGATCGCCGCGGCCGGCACCGACATGAAGGCGTCGGCCCGGCTCGCGGAGATCCGCGCCGCCCTGTCCTCCGACGGGGGACAGGGCGGACGGGAACTCACCGAGGGCACCGACAGCGCCGAGGGTGCGGCGGAAAAGCCGGAGCTCGTGGAAGCGGAGACGGTAGAGACGGAGACCGAGCAGGAGGCCCCGGCCGCGGACATGAAGGACAAGACCGCAGGCGAGGCCGGAGCTACCGAAAAGTAG
- a CDS encoding NYN domain-containing protein — MLERTLVFVDTSYLLASFYNSWETGARSQLEIDLPEVVSALGGMIQNQLHQPIHRQLWYDGIPDSGPHRYQRALRTCDGVQLRAGQLIEWGERRTQKAVDTRLVADMVVAACRQQVSDMVLVSGDADMIPGVQEATNHGIRVHLYGFGWDSMSSALRHACDSTTILDPREDFADAMQLQVLEGPLPPVVRERPLADAEPIEELGMTAVPVPPVPPMPGSARHTQPAPEPGGPDEDPTEPAAEVPAPAVEDTVSLVEAAVEAAVDTAEKVDEVEEADRDPEVEAPAASEPAVPGSAVPGPPKPGPKPGIPKPSMMAPRRRLRSRYVPLPEEVWSSAGFQTPFDVGQQYATWWYENAATAEQRDQAHLLSGGGLPPEIDRPLLQFACETLHEYTLSEGQRVNLRDGFHSGIRGVLISYRREPRE; from the coding sequence ATGCTTGAACGCACACTGGTATTCGTCGACACCTCTTATCTCCTCGCGAGCTTTTACAACTCCTGGGAGACCGGCGCGCGCTCCCAGTTGGAGATCGATCTTCCCGAGGTAGTGAGCGCTCTGGGGGGCATGATCCAGAACCAGCTCCACCAGCCGATCCACCGTCAGCTCTGGTATGACGGCATTCCGGATTCCGGCCCGCACCGGTACCAGCGGGCGCTACGCACCTGCGACGGCGTGCAGCTCCGTGCCGGCCAACTCATTGAATGGGGTGAACGCCGCACCCAGAAGGCGGTGGACACCAGGCTCGTCGCGGACATGGTCGTGGCCGCCTGCCGGCAACAGGTGTCGGACATGGTTCTCGTCTCCGGCGACGCCGACATGATCCCCGGCGTGCAGGAGGCCACCAACCACGGCATCCGAGTCCATCTCTACGGCTTCGGCTGGGATTCCATGTCCTCCGCGCTCCGCCACGCCTGCGATTCGACCACCATCCTCGACCCGCGCGAGGATTTCGCCGACGCCATGCAGCTGCAGGTCCTCGAGGGGCCGCTCCCGCCGGTGGTCCGCGAACGTCCGCTCGCCGACGCCGAACCGATCGAGGAACTCGGCATGACCGCGGTCCCGGTTCCGCCCGTCCCGCCGATGCCCGGCAGCGCGCGGCACACGCAACCCGCTCCGGAGCCGGGCGGTCCGGACGAGGACCCGACGGAACCCGCCGCAGAGGTCCCTGCCCCGGCGGTGGAGGACACCGTCTCCCTCGTGGAGGCGGCGGTCGAGGCCGCCGTCGACACTGCGGAAAAAGTGGATGAGGTGGAGGAAGCAGACCGGGATCCCGAAGTCGAGGCCCCCGCGGCCTCCGAACCCGCTGTCCCCGGCTCCGCTGTCCCCGGCCCCCCGAAACCCGGACCGAAGCCCGGCATCCCGAAACCGTCGATGATGGCGCCGCGCCGCAGGCTTCGTTCCCGTTATGTGCCGCTTCCGGAGGAAGTCTGGTCTTCCGCCGGGTTCCAGACGCCCTTCGACGTCGGCCAGCAGTACGCGACCTGGTGGTACGAGAATGCCGCCACGGCCGAGCAGCGCGACCAGGCGCATCTGCTCTCCGGTGGCGGCCTTCCGCCGGAGATCGACCGCCCCCTGCTGCAGTTCGCGTGCGAAACTCTCCACGAGTACACCCTCAGCGAAGGGCAGCGGGTGAATCTCCGGGACGGCTTCCACTCCGGGATCCGCGGCGTGCTGATCAGCTACCGCCGCGAGCCCCGCGAGTGA
- a CDS encoding heavy-metal-associated domain-containing protein, whose protein sequence is MIKHYVVEGMTSDQSRASVEGEINDLPGTQGVEVNLSAGTVSVTGEGFTDADIAHAVETAGYVLRLED, encoded by the coding sequence ATGATCAAGCATTACGTCGTCGAAGGCATGACCTCCGATCAGTCCCGCGCCTCGGTGGAGGGCGAGATCAACGATCTCCCCGGCACTCAGGGCGTGGAGGTGAACCTGTCTGCCGGCACTGTGTCGGTGACCGGCGAGGGCTTCACCGACGCCGACATCGCCCATGCGGTGGAGACTGCGGGTTACGTGCTGCGGCTCGAGGACTAG
- a CDS encoding NADH-quinone oxidoreductase subunit K, which produces MTVSLWYLLVAVALIAAGLARFLLVRDRVARLVAMNVLGSGSLLFLLALAARSDPVDPVLSALVITGLVITVAFTGVAAVLIRRIEGLREEGGGP; this is translated from the coding sequence ATGACGGTCTCCCTGTGGTACCTCCTGGTGGCGGTCGCGCTCATCGCCGCCGGACTGGCCCGCTTCCTGCTCGTCCGCGACCGTGTGGCACGGCTGGTCGCGATGAATGTCCTCGGGTCGGGCTCCCTGCTCTTCCTGCTCGCGCTCGCCGCCCGGAGTGATCCGGTGGATCCTGTTCTCAGTGCTCTGGTGATCACCGGGTTGGTCATCACGGTGGCTTTCACCGGTGTGGCCGCCGTGCTCATCCGACGGATTGAGGGCCTGCGCGAAGAGGGTGGTGGGCCGTGA
- a CDS encoding helix-turn-helix domain-containing protein → MATSSALLHPVRLRIVQTLLATDGSTTRQLHDRLPDVPIATLYRHIAHLVDHGLIEVVEERPVRGTSEKTYKVAEELTNPTADELASLTPEEILAAFTVFASGVIRDFGDYLDQGVPDLAKDQVSFALADFWATDTEVEVFSQAVMTALRPLMANTAGHNRRRRALTTIMIPRPAEKTTP, encoded by the coding sequence ATGGCCACCTCCTCCGCGCTTCTCCACCCTGTTCGCCTCCGCATCGTCCAGACACTGCTCGCCACCGACGGATCCACCACCCGCCAGCTCCACGACCGACTCCCTGATGTTCCCATCGCAACCCTTTACCGACACATCGCCCATCTCGTCGACCACGGCCTCATTGAAGTGGTGGAGGAACGACCAGTCAGAGGCACAAGCGAAAAGACCTACAAGGTGGCCGAAGAACTCACCAACCCCACGGCAGACGAACTAGCCTCATTGACCCCCGAAGAGATCCTGGCGGCGTTCACCGTGTTCGCCTCCGGGGTGATCCGGGATTTCGGGGACTATCTCGACCAGGGTGTGCCTGATCTGGCCAAAGATCAGGTGAGCTTCGCGCTGGCGGATTTCTGGGCGACCGATACCGAAGTCGAGGTCTTTTCGCAGGCGGTTATGACAGCGCTCCGCCCCCTGATGGCCAACACCGCCGGCCATAACCGGCGCCGCCGTGCACTGACGACCATCATGATTCCCCGCCCGGCCGAAAAGACGACACCATGA
- a CDS encoding GntR family transcriptional regulator, protein MDDGAAPLFRQIAMLVEDSIVNGDLAAGQQVPSTNELAGFHDINPATARKGLGLLVERGVLFKRRGVGMFVTDKARRLILDRRRESFTAGYLVPLVDEAVKLDLTRQEVRELVDAVAESRGLYG, encoded by the coding sequence ATGGACGACGGTGCAGCGCCGCTCTTCCGGCAGATCGCGATGCTCGTGGAGGACTCCATCGTCAACGGGGACCTGGCCGCCGGCCAACAGGTCCCTTCCACGAACGAGTTGGCGGGCTTCCATGACATCAACCCGGCAACTGCAAGAAAAGGACTCGGACTCCTGGTGGAGAGAGGGGTCCTGTTCAAGCGCCGCGGAGTCGGCATGTTCGTGACAGATAAGGCGCGCCGGCTCATCCTCGATCGCCGGCGGGAGAGCTTCACCGCCGGCTACCTGGTCCCGCTTGTCGACGAAGCAGTCAAGCTCGACCTCACCCGGCAGGAGGTCAGGGAGCTGGTCGACGCCGTTGCGGAAAGCCGTGGGCTCTACGGATGA
- the trxA gene encoding thioredoxin — protein sequence MATIDITEATFEDTVTGEGIVLVDAWASWCGPCRAFAPTYEAASEKHSDATFAKLDTEAHQSLAAALQIQSIPTLMIFRDGIMVYRDAGALPPAALEDLIGQVKGLDMDDVRQQVAEANAARDAEGQ from the coding sequence TTGGCAACCATTGACATCACAGAGGCAACTTTCGAAGACACGGTCACCGGTGAGGGCATCGTCCTCGTCGACGCCTGGGCATCCTGGTGCGGCCCCTGCCGCGCCTTCGCCCCCACTTACGAGGCAGCCTCCGAGAAGCATTCGGACGCCACCTTCGCGAAGCTGGACACCGAGGCGCACCAGTCCCTCGCTGCCGCTCTGCAGATCCAGTCCATCCCGACGCTCATGATCTTCCGCGACGGCATCATGGTCTACCGCGACGCCGGTGCCCTTCCCCCGGCCGCCCTGGAGGACCTCATCGGCCAGGTCAAGGGTCTGGACATGGACGATGTCCGCCAGCAGGTCGCCGAGGCCAACGCGGCCCGCGACGCCGAGGGCCAGTAG
- a CDS encoding ATP-binding cassette domain-containing protein, translated as MTPEGSELITARADDMIAGYDDTAVLGPLQLRLHPGITALLGRNGSGKTTLMRTLCGIIPPLSGRCVVLGEEVADGAAVRSRVGYLGHKSALSSGLSVAQNLSFWRTINASLPQISLIAEAELIGRFDLEPILDKRVSALSRGQRQRVDLARLAMTDPEFVVLDEPLTGLDPVYAAETRALLHEWGTTRTVLYSTHSVPEALELASRFLIVDGRDVLTLGSDGTAITETQILQSLGASS; from the coding sequence ATGACCCCAGAAGGCAGCGAACTTATCACCGCCCGGGCCGACGATATGATCGCAGGATACGACGACACCGCGGTCCTGGGCCCCCTCCAGCTTCGACTCCACCCAGGCATCACCGCCCTGCTGGGGCGCAATGGGTCGGGCAAGACTACACTCATGCGCACCCTCTGCGGCATCATCCCCCCGCTGTCAGGACGCTGCGTCGTGCTGGGTGAAGAGGTGGCGGACGGGGCTGCGGTACGGTCCCGGGTTGGTTATCTCGGGCATAAATCCGCCCTGTCTTCCGGGCTCAGTGTCGCGCAGAACCTGTCGTTCTGGCGCACGATCAACGCCAGCCTTCCGCAGATATCCCTGATAGCAGAGGCGGAGTTGATCGGACGTTTCGATCTTGAACCGATCCTCGACAAACGCGTGTCCGCGCTCAGTCGCGGGCAGCGTCAACGCGTGGATCTCGCACGATTGGCGATGACAGATCCAGAGTTTGTGGTGCTCGACGAGCCCCTGACGGGCCTCGACCCGGTCTACGCCGCTGAGACCCGCGCACTCCTGCACGAGTGGGGCACAACCCGGACGGTGCTCTACTCCACCCACAGTGTCCCGGAGGCGCTGGAACTCGCGTCCCGTTTCCTCATCGTCGATGGACGTGACGTGCTGACCCTGGGCAGCGACGGCACTGCCATCACCGAGACGCAGATCCTGCAGTCACTAGGAGCATCATCATGA
- a CDS encoding monovalent cation/H(+) antiporter subunit G encodes MLSDLLAALLMIVGLLFFTAGTIGLIRFPDVRSQLHALTKADNLGLGFLLLGAAVHLGSPGTGFALFLVWLLVLGSSSVSAQILAGVEAENREDGGRRGSAAR; translated from the coding sequence ATGCTGTCTGATCTGCTCGCGGCGCTCCTGATGATCGTGGGTCTCTTGTTCTTCACCGCAGGGACCATCGGCCTCATACGGTTCCCGGATGTCAGAAGCCAGCTCCATGCCCTGACGAAGGCAGACAATCTGGGCCTCGGATTTCTTCTTCTGGGCGCCGCGGTGCACCTGGGCAGCCCCGGAACGGGTTTCGCTCTTTTCCTGGTGTGGCTGCTGGTACTCGGTTCCTCGTCGGTCTCCGCCCAGATCCTGGCGGGTGTGGAGGCAGAGAACAGGGAGGACGGTGGGCGACGTGGGTCTGCTGCCCGATGA
- a CDS encoding MnhB domain-containing protein, with the protein MGLLPDDAVGILDVLLSVLLLGMVLLIVAVPDRRAQVGGLLGLGAVLSGVWLRLGSVDVALAEAALGGGVLSAILVWLVLADRRIPGRPADGKPLRAPGWLKAGTGVLSGAAITVVLGSVVLRARQAGPQWPQSLSAEMAGTGVEHDITAVLLAFRAYDTLLESAVLLFSGIVALALSGDSEPPARKVRLPSVFKWFVSVAAPVLLILGLWLLFVGSSDSGGAFQSGAVFAGLLILLRLAEIRPPLLQRLLVPLLIVGVVVFVGMGLVGPLAGEPWLTWVGGQPFLMIFTIEVFLTLGITSGLYLLYLALADPGQRISTATGEGKA; encoded by the coding sequence GTGGGTCTGCTGCCCGATGATGCCGTGGGCATCCTCGACGTCCTGCTCAGTGTTCTGCTGCTGGGTATGGTCCTGCTGATAGTTGCAGTTCCGGACCGCCGGGCCCAGGTCGGCGGGTTGCTGGGTCTGGGCGCCGTGCTCAGCGGGGTATGGCTGCGTCTGGGATCCGTGGACGTGGCGTTGGCGGAGGCCGCCCTGGGCGGCGGCGTGCTCTCCGCGATACTGGTGTGGCTGGTGCTTGCCGACCGACGAATCCCCGGGCGCCCGGCGGACGGGAAACCCCTGCGTGCGCCCGGCTGGCTGAAGGCCGGCACCGGAGTGCTCAGTGGCGCGGCCATCACGGTCGTTCTCGGATCGGTGGTGCTGCGCGCCCGGCAGGCGGGGCCGCAGTGGCCGCAGAGCCTGTCCGCCGAGATGGCGGGCACCGGGGTGGAGCACGACATCACCGCGGTTCTTCTGGCGTTCCGTGCCTACGACACCCTGCTGGAATCCGCGGTGCTGCTGTTCTCCGGGATCGTGGCCCTGGCGCTCAGCGGCGATAGTGAGCCGCCGGCGCGGAAAGTCCGGTTGCCCTCGGTGTTCAAGTGGTTCGTGAGCGTCGCTGCCCCGGTGCTGCTGATACTCGGCCTGTGGCTGCTGTTCGTCGGGAGTTCCGATTCCGGCGGAGCGTTCCAGTCCGGTGCGGTCTTCGCGGGATTGCTGATTCTTCTGCGGTTGGCGGAGATCCGTCCGCCGCTGCTGCAGAGGCTGCTTGTGCCGTTGCTGATCGTCGGTGTCGTTGTCTTCGTCGGCATGGGTTTGGTCGGTCCGCTGGCCGGCGAGCCATGGCTCACCTGGGTCGGCGGGCAGCCGTTCCTGATGATCTTCACCATCGAGGTCTTCCTCACCCTCGGGATAACCTCCGGTCTCTATCTCCTCTACCTGGCGTTGGCGGATCCGGGCCAGCGCATCAGCACGGCGACCGGGGAGGGGAAGGCATGA
- a CDS encoding AAA family ATPase: MSPHRFIATKQHRRFVEFADAVRRQRTIGICYGQAGTGKTLSARHYAHWPVAETLLEDWGPRDDSDFQVYAALAHKRTVFYTPEVATTPKRIREDLAHLSDRVAICIEQHLINSGEVARPTSRLNKYLDMIIIDESERLNPTALEMMRDRFDRTNIALILIGMPGMERKFSRFPQLYSRVGFAHEYRPLAEEELVFVLERRWRALGQDLNTEDFTDAQAIAAIARITRGNFRLVDRLFTQMQRIMKINELTTITDDVVEAARSTLVIGIT, from the coding sequence ATGTCCCCGCACCGCTTCATCGCCACCAAACAACACCGTCGGTTCGTCGAATTCGCCGACGCGGTGCGCCGGCAACGCACCATCGGCATTTGCTACGGGCAGGCCGGCACCGGGAAAACACTCTCCGCCCGGCATTATGCCCACTGGCCGGTGGCCGAGACCCTGCTGGAGGACTGGGGCCCCAGAGATGACTCGGATTTTCAGGTCTATGCAGCCCTGGCGCATAAACGCACGGTCTTCTACACCCCGGAGGTCGCCACTACCCCGAAGCGGATCAGGGAAGACCTCGCCCATCTCAGCGACCGGGTCGCCATCTGCATCGAACAACACCTGATCAACAGTGGCGAGGTGGCACGACCGACCTCGCGGTTGAACAAGTACCTCGACATGATCATCATCGACGAATCCGAGCGCCTCAACCCCACCGCCCTGGAGATGATGCGCGATCGCTTCGACCGCACCAACATCGCCCTGATCTTGATCGGCATGCCCGGCATGGAGCGGAAATTCAGCCGGTTTCCCCAGCTCTACAGCCGGGTCGGCTTCGCGCATGAATACCGCCCCCTGGCCGAGGAAGAACTGGTCTTCGTCCTCGAACGCCGGTGGCGCGCCCTCGGCCAGGACCTCAACACCGAAGACTTCACCGACGCCCAGGCCATCGCCGCGATCGCCCGGATCACCCGCGGCAACTTCCGCCTCGTCGACCGGCTGTTCACCCAGATGCAACGGATCATGAAGATCAACGAGTTGACCACCATCACCGATGATGTCGTCGAAGCAGCCCGCTCCACGCTGGTCATCGGCATCACCTAA